A single genomic interval of Mucilaginibacter boryungensis harbors:
- a CDS encoding phosphoribosylaminoimidazolesuccinocarboxamide synthase: MNSIKETNFTFPGQTGFYKGKVRDVYTIQDKYLVMVVSDRISAFDVVLPEAIPYKGQVLNQIAAKFLKATEDIVPNWVVTVPDPSVTIGRICEPYKVEMVIRGYLAGHAWREYSAGKRQVCGVTLPDGLKENDKLPAPIITPTTKAAVGHDEDISKEDILARGIVSAADYEMLEKYTHAIFARGTEIAAKRGLILVDTKYEFGKVGDTIYLIDEIHTPDSSRYFYSEGYEERQQKGEPQKQLSKEFVRKWLIENGFQGKDGQTIPEMTPEIVNSISERYIELYEQITGEAFIKAEAGNVLNRVEQAVNTALKQL, translated from the coding sequence ATGAACTCTATTAAAGAAACCAATTTCACATTTCCCGGTCAAACCGGTTTTTATAAAGGGAAAGTACGAGATGTTTATACCATACAGGATAAGTACCTGGTAATGGTGGTATCCGACAGGATATCGGCATTTGATGTGGTTTTACCCGAAGCTATTCCGTATAAAGGGCAGGTATTAAACCAAATAGCTGCTAAATTTTTAAAAGCAACCGAAGATATTGTACCTAACTGGGTTGTAACTGTTCCTGACCCAAGTGTTACCATAGGCCGTATTTGCGAGCCATATAAGGTGGAAATGGTAATACGCGGTTATTTAGCCGGCCATGCCTGGCGTGAATATAGTGCCGGAAAACGCCAGGTTTGCGGTGTGACTTTGCCTGATGGTTTGAAAGAAAATGATAAACTTCCTGCTCCAATAATTACACCTACAACCAAAGCCGCGGTAGGGCACGATGAAGATATTTCTAAGGAAGATATCCTGGCCAGAGGAATTGTATCTGCAGCTGATTATGAAATGCTGGAAAAATATACCCATGCCATTTTTGCCCGGGGTACTGAAATAGCTGCTAAACGCGGATTGATACTGGTAGATACTAAATATGAATTTGGTAAGGTGGGCGACACCATTTACCTGATAGACGAGATACACACGCCCGACTCATCCCGTTATTTTTACAGTGAAGGTTATGAAGAGCGTCAGCAAAAAGGTGAGCCGCAGAAGCAGTTATCGAAGGAATTTGTGAGAAAATGGTTGATTGAGAATGGCTTCCAGGGGAAAGACGGACAAACAATTCCTGAAATGACGCCGGAAATAGTCAATTCCATTTCTGAAAGATATATTGAATTATATGAACAGATAACGGGGGAAGCCTTTATTAAAGCTGAAGCCGGCAATGTTTTGAATAGGGTAGAACAGGCAGTGAATACTGCATTGAAGCAATTGTAG
- a CDS encoding PhoH family protein, with translation MNELKLSIEHINPAVLWGPNNDHFEIIKKQYPKLKIVARGSDVKILGEEQELTSFNTKFQQLVDHVDKFESLTSIDVERIFGAKASPAPAASAEGADKSTTGEVIVFGPNGIMVKARTANQRRMVDSIAKNDILFAIGPAGTGKTYTAVALAVRALKNKEIKRIILTRPAVEAGENLGFLPGDLKEKIDPYLRPLYDALDDMIPAEKLKLYLENRTIEIAPLAFMRGRTLDNCFVILDEAQNATDMQLKMFLTRMGPSAKFIVTGDVTQIDLPKKQMSGLNTALRILTDIKGIDLIYLTGEDVVRHKLVRRILEAYGDIQ, from the coding sequence TTGAACGAACTAAAATTATCAATAGAGCATATTAACCCGGCTGTACTATGGGGGCCTAATAATGATCATTTCGAGATCATCAAAAAGCAATATCCTAAACTAAAAATTGTTGCCCGCGGCAGCGATGTGAAAATATTGGGTGAGGAGCAAGAACTGACATCTTTCAATACCAAATTCCAACAACTTGTTGACCATGTAGATAAGTTCGAATCGCTCACGAGCATTGATGTAGAACGCATATTCGGCGCGAAGGCCAGCCCTGCGCCGGCCGCATCTGCCGAAGGAGCAGATAAATCTACTACCGGTGAGGTAATTGTATTTGGGCCTAATGGGATTATGGTGAAGGCCCGTACTGCTAACCAGCGCCGTATGGTGGATAGTATCGCTAAAAATGATATCCTGTTTGCAATTGGCCCGGCTGGTACCGGTAAAACATATACCGCGGTAGCGTTGGCTGTACGCGCCCTGAAGAATAAAGAAATTAAGCGTATTATACTTACCCGCCCCGCTGTTGAGGCAGGGGAGAACCTGGGCTTTTTACCGGGCGATCTTAAAGAAAAGATAGACCCATATCTGCGCCCGTTGTATGATGCGTTAGATGATATGATCCCTGCTGAAAAGCTGAAACTGTATCTGGAAAACCGTACCATAGAAATTGCCCCTTTAGCATTTATGCGCGGCCGTACGCTGGATAACTGTTTTGTGATATTGGACGAAGCTCAAAATGCAACGGATATGCAGTTGAAGATGTTTTTAACCCGTATGGGTCCATCGGCTAAGTTTATTGTTACGGGTGATGTTACTCAAATTGATTTACCCAAAAAGCAAATGTCGGGCTTAAATACTGCCTTACGTATATTAACAGATATTAAAGGTATTGATTTAATTTACCTGACCGGTGAGGATGTTGTCCGCCATAAACTGGTAAGGCGTATACTGGAAGCTTACGGCGATATACAGTAG
- a CDS encoding SAM hydrolase/SAM-dependent halogenase family protein — protein sequence MGIITLTTDLGDKDIYQAALKGSILKVLPTVNIVDITHSVTAFNIQQAAFILKNSYYYFPEQTVHLIGIDTVYNTNVKYLAVKYRNHYFVGADNGIFSLMFNTDPDEMVEITIMQDLKFLHFPLTDIFVKAACKLAQGAKLTDIGVPVETVEKKMNLQPVIEKNLIKGMVIYIDSFQNVITNVTKDLFMQIQQGRRFTLYFKRNEVINQLSWYYNEVEEGEKLCLFGISDHLEIAINKGNASGLLGLNLGDSVIIDFQ from the coding sequence ATGGGAATAATTACATTAACTACTGACCTTGGCGACAAAGATATTTACCAGGCTGCCTTAAAAGGAAGCATCCTGAAAGTATTGCCAACGGTCAACATAGTTGATATAACCCATTCCGTTACCGCCTTTAATATACAACAAGCCGCGTTCATCTTAAAAAATAGTTACTACTATTTTCCCGAGCAAACAGTACACCTGATTGGTATTGATACGGTTTATAATACCAACGTGAAATATCTTGCTGTAAAATATCGCAACCATTATTTTGTGGGAGCCGATAACGGCATATTTTCGCTGATGTTTAATACTGATCCTGATGAGATGGTGGAAATTACCATTATGCAGGATTTGAAATTTTTGCACTTTCCACTAACAGATATATTTGTAAAGGCCGCCTGCAAACTGGCCCAGGGCGCTAAACTTACCGATATTGGTGTGCCTGTTGAAACGGTTGAAAAGAAAATGAACCTGCAACCGGTGATAGAGAAAAACCTGATAAAAGGGATGGTTATCTATATCGATTCGTTTCAGAACGTGATCACTAATGTAACGAAGGACTTGTTTATGCAAATACAACAAGGGCGGCGCTTTACGTTGTACTTTAAACGCAACGAGGTAATTAACCAGCTAAGTTGGTACTATAATGAAGTAGAGGAAGGCGAAAAACTTTGCCTGTTTGGCATTAGCGACCATTTAGAGATTGCCATAAACAAAGGCAACGCCAGCGGGTTATTAGGGTTAAACTTGGGTGATAGCGTTATCATCGATTTTCAGTAA
- a CDS encoding ABC transporter ATP-binding protein: MARGRLNSGSKAEIDLPKAKINRQSIKNVAKLLSYLKPYSGKFIIALIFLFISSLTGLAFPAILGALIDAAKGIYKNKFFPHSINAIGLFGFALLFGQAFVSFFRVVFFVQVAEKSLADIRRDTYFKLITLPMNFFANRRVGELNSRISADLSQIQDTLTTTIAEMIRQLIIMVGSVTLLIIVSVKLTLVLLSILPFLIVFAVVFGRFIRKISRQAQDKLAESNTVVEETLQGIANVKAFVNEAYEAGRYDKILREVVGIAVKGAKFRGIFASFIVFCLFGTFVGVIWYGSTLIHNHDIEPGQLTTFVLYSIFVGAAMGSFPDLYANLQKAIGASERVLEILSEHGEPIAMVENNNAVVEHIEGNLTFKNVEFAYPSRPEITVLKGISFEAKAGQKIAIVGPSGSGKSTTASLILQFYHPQAGTIQFDGRDADTYSLTDIRNQVAIVPQDVLLFGGTIMENIAYGKLSATKDEIIKAAQRANAHQFITGFPEGYETIVGERGVKLSGGQRQRIAIARALLKNPSILILDEATSSLDSESERLVQEALEELMKNRTSIIIAHRLSTIREADKIIVIEKGEIIESGTHDELNANEQGLYRYLSQLQFDVS, encoded by the coding sequence ATGGCCCGAGGAAGATTGAATAGTGGTAGTAAAGCAGAAATTGACCTACCTAAAGCAAAAATAAACAGACAAAGTATAAAAAATGTAGCAAAGCTACTCTCCTATTTAAAGCCTTATAGCGGTAAATTCATCATAGCATTAATTTTTCTGTTCATATCCAGCTTAACAGGCTTAGCCTTCCCGGCTATACTTGGCGCACTTATAGATGCGGCCAAAGGTATCTACAAAAACAAGTTTTTCCCTCACAGCATAAATGCTATTGGCCTGTTTGGCTTTGCGCTATTATTTGGCCAGGCCTTTGTTTCGTTTTTCAGAGTAGTATTTTTTGTACAAGTGGCAGAAAAGTCGCTGGCAGATATTCGCCGCGATACCTACTTTAAATTGATCACCCTGCCAATGAATTTCTTTGCCAACCGCCGGGTTGGTGAATTAAACAGCCGCATATCTGCCGATCTTTCCCAGATACAAGACACTTTAACTACAACTATTGCCGAAATGATAAGGCAATTGATCATTATGGTTGGCAGTGTAACATTACTGATCATCGTATCTGTTAAACTAACACTGGTGCTATTAAGTATATTGCCCTTTTTAATTGTGTTTGCGGTAGTTTTTGGTCGCTTTATCCGCAAGATATCCCGCCAGGCACAAGATAAACTAGCCGAGTCAAATACTGTTGTGGAAGAAACACTGCAGGGCATAGCCAATGTTAAGGCCTTTGTAAATGAAGCTTATGAAGCAGGGCGGTATGATAAAATTTTGCGCGAAGTTGTTGGCATTGCCGTGAAAGGCGCCAAATTCAGAGGGATATTTGCATCGTTTATTGTGTTTTGCCTGTTCGGCACATTTGTAGGTGTAATATGGTATGGTTCCACACTTATACATAACCATGATATTGAACCGGGTCAGTTGACCACATTTGTACTGTATTCCATTTTTGTTGGTGCGGCCATGGGCAGCTTCCCCGACCTGTATGCCAACTTACAAAAAGCTATTGGCGCCAGCGAGCGTGTGCTGGAAATTTTAAGCGAACACGGTGAGCCTATAGCAATGGTTGAAAACAATAACGCCGTTGTTGAGCATATTGAAGGTAATTTAACTTTCAAAAACGTTGAATTTGCCTATCCTTCCCGGCCCGAGATCACTGTATTAAAAGGTATATCGTTTGAAGCCAAAGCCGGGCAAAAGATAGCAATAGTTGGGCCCAGCGGTTCGGGTAAATCAACTACGGCATCGCTTATTTTGCAGTTTTATCATCCACAGGCCGGCACTATTCAGTTTGACGGCCGCGATGCAGATACCTATTCGTTAACCGATATCCGGAACCAGGTAGCCATTGTACCGCAGGATGTTTTATTATTCGGCGGTACAATAATGGAAAATATCGCTTACGGCAAATTGTCTGCTACAAAAGATGAAATAATTAAAGCCGCACAGCGCGCCAACGCGCATCAGTTTATTACTGGTTTTCCCGAGGGTTATGAAACCATTGTGGGCGAACGTGGCGTAAAACTATCCGGCGGCCAACGCCAGCGTATTGCTATTGCAAGGGCGTTGTTAAAAAACCCATCGATACTGATATTGGATGAAGCAACCTCATCATTAGACTCTGAATCTGAACGTTTGGTACAGGAGGCACTGGAAGAGTTAATGAAAAACCGTACATCCATTATCATAGCACACCGGTTATCCACCATCCGCGAAGCTGATAAGATCATCGTAATTGAAAAGGGCGAGATCATTGAAAGCGGCACTCACGACGAACTTAATGCCAACGAACAGGGCTTATATCGCTACCTCAGTCAGTTGCAATTTGATGTGAGTTAA
- a CDS encoding MBL fold metallo-hydrolase codes for MKLTIHGAAQQVTGSMHLLQVGQYKILVDCGLDYDKERSLQSNEDFPFNPADIDVVILTHAHIDHSGNLPTLVRLGYNGQILCTPPTADLTELLLFDSVSIFMSKQEKNRKYSKRKGKFNTNNQPLYLQKHVMDTVERFVTIGFNKPFKITDNIELTFTPVGHLLGAAAAIFRINDDGIAKTIGFTGDIGRKGYPVLNDPEPLPPVDYLVTESTYGGRVHTKGKTVEETLVEVIEKACIKEPGRLIIPAFSIGRTQSLVFSLNKIFSSGLLPPVQVFVDSPMATQSTKIYRKHHHLVNEVAKDFYDQQGDEFEFENLTYIENIRESKQISNYFEPCIIISSAGMLEGGRIQDHLFYNIQNYYCTILFIGYCAKGTLGHRLLRGDPIVHIKDRELAVYATIKQTDVLSAHGDHEDLMGNVLQQDKTKLKNVFLVHGETTSMQAMADALEADGYPVVIPEKGVVYEL; via the coding sequence ATGAAACTAACCATACACGGGGCTGCACAGCAAGTTACAGGAAGTATGCACCTGCTGCAAGTTGGCCAATATAAAATACTGGTAGACTGCGGACTTGATTATGATAAAGAACGCAGTTTACAATCGAACGAAGACTTTCCTTTTAATCCAGCCGATATTGATGTGGTGATACTGACCCACGCTCATATCGATCATTCTGGAAACCTCCCTACGCTGGTGCGTTTAGGTTATAACGGACAAATACTTTGCACCCCACCTACTGCCGACTTAACCGAATTATTGCTATTCGACTCGGTAAGTATTTTTATGAGCAAGCAGGAAAAGAACCGTAAATACAGCAAACGGAAGGGCAAGTTTAATACTAACAATCAGCCACTATACTTGCAAAAGCATGTAATGGACACGGTTGAGCGTTTTGTGACCATTGGTTTTAATAAACCATTTAAAATAACCGATAATATTGAGTTAACCTTCACTCCTGTTGGACACTTATTAGGCGCGGCGGCAGCCATATTCAGGATTAATGACGATGGGATAGCAAAAACAATTGGCTTTACCGGTGATATCGGTCGCAAAGGTTACCCTGTTTTAAATGACCCTGAACCACTGCCTCCGGTAGATTATTTAGTCACCGAATCTACCTATGGCGGCCGGGTGCACACTAAGGGAAAAACAGTTGAAGAGACTTTAGTGGAAGTAATTGAAAAAGCATGTATTAAAGAACCCGGGCGATTGATCATCCCTGCATTCAGTATCGGGCGCACACAATCGTTGGTGTTTAGCCTGAATAAAATATTCAGCAGTGGCTTATTACCACCCGTACAGGTTTTTGTAGATAGCCCTATGGCTACTCAGTCAACAAAGATCTATCGCAAACATCACCATTTAGTAAACGAGGTAGCAAAGGATTTTTACGATCAACAAGGGGATGAATTTGAATTTGAGAACCTTACTTATATCGAGAATATAAGGGAGAGTAAACAAATCAGCAATTACTTCGAGCCTTGTATTATTATCTCGTCAGCCGGTATGCTGGAAGGCGGGCGTATACAGGATCACCTGTTCTATAACATTCAGAATTATTATTGTACTATCCTATTTATCGGCTATTGCGCCAAAGGCACTTTGGGTCATCGTTTGCTACGTGGCGACCCTATCGTCCATATTAAAGACCGCGAACTGGCCGTATATGCTACTATTAAACAAACCGACGTGCTAAGTGCCCACGGCGACCATGAAGATTTAATGGGTAACGTATTACAACAAGATAAAACCAAGTTAAAAAATGTATTCCTGGTGCATGGCGAAACTACGAGCATGCAGGCTATGGCCGATGCATTGGAGGCTGATGGCTACCCGGTTGTTATTCCTGAAAAAGGAGTGGTTTACGAACTTTAA
- a CDS encoding D-2-hydroxyacid dehydrogenase encodes MIKILANDGIDPIGKKLLEEAGFTVDTNNIPQDELPARLNEYDVITVRSATKVRKALIDAAPNLKVIGRGGVGVDNIDVEYAKEKGIPTYNTPASSSLSVAELVFAHLFTGIRFLQDSNRKMPVEGTTKFNDLKKAYAKGIELRGKTIGILGFGRIGREVAKIAIGLGMDVLAYDLFPFNPEVEIVLGCGGTKVNVAVKTATQEEIITQADFITLHTPFIEKPILGAAEFEKVKKGVAVVNCSRGGLIDEAALIAALDSGKVSFAGLDVYDNEPTPNEALLKHPKISLTPHIGAATNEAQERIGTELASLIINHFKQ; translated from the coding sequence ATGATCAAAATATTAGCTAATGATGGTATTGACCCGATAGGTAAAAAATTACTGGAAGAAGCCGGGTTTACTGTTGATACAAATAATATACCTCAGGATGAACTACCTGCAAGGTTAAATGAATATGATGTTATTACTGTGCGCAGCGCAACAAAAGTACGCAAGGCGCTTATTGATGCAGCACCAAATTTGAAAGTTATAGGTCGTGGTGGTGTAGGTGTAGATAATATTGATGTGGAGTATGCGAAAGAAAAAGGCATACCTACCTACAACACTCCTGCTTCGTCATCTTTATCGGTAGCCGAATTGGTATTTGCACACCTGTTTACCGGTATCCGCTTTTTACAAGACAGTAACCGTAAAATGCCTGTAGAAGGTACTACCAAATTTAATGACCTGAAAAAAGCTTATGCTAAAGGTATTGAACTGCGTGGCAAAACTATCGGTATACTGGGTTTTGGCCGTATTGGCCGGGAAGTAGCAAAAATTGCTATTGGCCTGGGCATGGATGTTTTGGCCTACGATCTATTCCCTTTTAACCCTGAAGTGGAAATAGTTTTAGGTTGCGGCGGTACTAAAGTGAACGTAGCTGTTAAAACTGCTACGCAAGAGGAAATTATTACACAAGCTGATTTCATTACCCTGCATACGCCATTTATTGAAAAACCAATATTAGGCGCTGCTGAGTTTGAAAAAGTGAAAAAAGGTGTAGCTGTTGTGAATTGCTCTCGCGGTGGTTTAATTGATGAAGCTGCATTAATTGCTGCTTTAGACAGTGGTAAAGTAAGCTTTGCCGGATTGGACGTTTATGATAACGAACCAACACCAAATGAAGCTTTATTGAAACATCCTAAAATATCATTAACCCCACACATAGGGGCAGCCACTAATGAGGCACAGGAACGTATTGGTACCGAACTTGCAAGTTTGATAATCAATCATTTTAAGCAATAA
- the serC gene encoding 3-phosphoserine/phosphohydroxythreonine transaminase: protein MKHNFGAGPGILPHEVLKQAAAGVVDFNGIGLSILEISHRSPDFEAVLDEAVKLVKEELGVPEGYSVLFLQGGASTQFAMVPYNLLPENGKAAYVESGVWANKALKEAKFFGNVEVIATAKDANFTYIPKDYTIPADAAYLHLTSNNTIYGTQLQEFPASPIPVVCDMSSDIFSRKVNVADFGLIYAGAQKNMGPAGTTLVIVKNELLGKVDRKIPSMFNYQVQIDGGSMYNTPPVFAIYVSMLTLRWLKSKGGVEAIQKENEAKANVLYEEIDRNPLFKGVCKVEDRSHMNVCFVVENPEHEKPFLKFAEERGIDGIKGHRSVGGFRASIYNALPISSVYVLIEAMQEFAEKNK, encoded by the coding sequence ATGAAACATAATTTTGGTGCCGGACCAGGCATATTACCACACGAGGTATTGAAACAGGCCGCCGCAGGCGTTGTTGATTTTAACGGAATTGGTTTATCTATCCTTGAGATCTCGCACCGATCGCCTGATTTTGAAGCCGTTTTGGATGAAGCGGTTAAATTGGTTAAAGAAGAATTAGGTGTACCTGAAGGTTATTCGGTATTATTTTTACAAGGTGGTGCCAGCACCCAGTTTGCTATGGTACCCTATAATTTGTTACCAGAAAATGGTAAGGCTGCCTATGTAGAAAGCGGCGTATGGGCTAACAAGGCTTTAAAAGAAGCAAAATTCTTTGGTAACGTTGAAGTAATAGCAACCGCGAAAGATGCCAATTTTACTTATATCCCCAAAGATTACACCATACCTGCAGATGCAGCATACCTGCACCTCACATCAAATAACACTATTTACGGTACACAACTGCAGGAATTCCCGGCATCACCAATACCGGTTGTGTGCGATATGTCGTCGGATATATTTAGCCGCAAGGTTAACGTGGCCGATTTTGGTTTGATATATGCAGGTGCGCAAAAAAACATGGGCCCTGCAGGCACAACGTTAGTTATTGTTAAGAATGAATTATTAGGCAAGGTAGATCGCAAGATACCTTCGATGTTTAATTACCAGGTACAAATTGATGGTGGTTCAATGTATAATACACCGCCGGTATTTGCCATTTATGTATCTATGCTTACGCTGCGCTGGTTAAAATCAAAAGGCGGGGTTGAAGCTATTCAAAAAGAGAACGAAGCGAAAGCTAACGTGCTTTATGAAGAAATAGACCGTAACCCTTTGTTTAAAGGCGTGTGTAAGGTTGAGGACCGTTCGCACATGAATGTATGCTTTGTGGTTGAAAACCCTGAACACGAAAAACCTTTCCTGAAATTTGCCGAAGAACGCGGCATTGATGGCATTAAGGGGCACCGTAGCGTTGGCGGTTTCCGTGCGTCTATTTATAACGCACTGCCTATTAGTAGTGTATATGTATTAATTGAAGCAATGCAGGAGTTTGCAGAGAAGAATAAATAG
- a CDS encoding MFS transporter, whose translation MDKPIFVQMLSPIQLYKRAYYGLSLNSWYLSLVMLINRSGTMVIPFMTLYCTQQLHFSIAQAGWIMGIFGLGSISGAFLGGRLTDKYGFYDVQVFALFSGGVLFILLGFQHTFLTLGIFTFILSLCNEAFRPANSTAIAYHSSGENKTRSYSLNRLAVNLGWAFGGAIGGFLASFNYHLLFWVDGCTNILAAVFLLKLLPRSGFTKTVHKTDISNIPSSAYRDGVYLVFILLATLFATCFFQMFTIQPLFYKTEWHLNEQFIGFLMALNGILIAFIEMVIVYNLEGKRHPLKYISLGIFITGVAFLLLNVLVPGKFSAITVMVLITIGEIISMPFMNAFWIVRTSEHNRGQYAALYSMSWSTAQILAPTVGSQIILYNHFSMLWWIMALMCGISSIGFVFLYRFVLSPKS comes from the coding sequence ATGGATAAACCTATCTTTGTTCAAATGCTATCTCCTATCCAATTATACAAACGAGCTTATTACGGATTATCTCTTAACAGCTGGTACCTATCATTGGTGATGCTGATTAACCGCAGCGGTACCATGGTAATACCGTTTATGACTTTGTATTGTACCCAGCAATTGCATTTTAGCATTGCACAGGCCGGTTGGATTATGGGCATATTTGGTTTGGGATCTATCAGCGGCGCGTTTTTAGGTGGCAGGCTTACCGATAAATATGGGTTTTATGATGTCCAGGTATTTGCTTTATTTTCGGGTGGGGTATTGTTTATTCTCTTAGGGTTTCAGCATACTTTTTTAACGCTTGGGATATTTACGTTTATACTGAGTTTATGCAACGAGGCATTTCGCCCGGCAAACTCTACGGCAATTGCATATCATAGCTCGGGCGAAAACAAAACGCGTTCCTATTCACTAAATCGTTTGGCTGTTAACCTTGGGTGGGCATTTGGCGGCGCAATCGGTGGGTTTTTAGCATCATTCAATTACCACCTGTTGTTTTGGGTTGATGGTTGTACAAATATTTTGGCCGCGGTGTTTTTGTTGAAATTGCTGCCGCGTTCGGGTTTTACAAAAACGGTACATAAAACAGATATCAGTAATATACCTTCTTCAGCCTACCGTGATGGGGTTTATTTGGTATTTATTTTATTAGCTACCCTGTTTGCCACCTGCTTCTTTCAGATGTTTACTATACAACCATTATTTTATAAAACTGAGTGGCATTTAAACGAGCAGTTTATTGGCTTTTTAATGGCGCTGAACGGCATATTAATTGCCTTTATAGAAATGGTGATAGTTTACAACCTTGAAGGTAAGCGCCACCCCCTTAAATATATCAGCCTTGGCATTTTTATCACTGGGGTTGCTTTCCTATTACTCAATGTATTGGTACCGGGTAAGTTTTCGGCTATTACGGTAATGGTATTAATCACAATAGGCGAAATTATAAGCATGCCTTTTATGAATGCCTTTTGGATCGTCCGCACTTCCGAGCATAACCGGGGGCAATATGCGGCATTATATTCCATGTCGTGGTCAACCGCACAAATACTGGCGCCAACGGTTGGCAGCCAAATCATCCTTTATAATCACTTCAGTATGCTTTGGTGGATTATGGCTTTGATGTGTGGCATATCCTCTATAGGCTTCGTGTTTCTGTACCGGTTTGTTCTAAGTCCGAAGTCTTAA
- the gldC gene encoding gliding motility protein GldC, which translates to MKTAEIKLIVTLDDKNMPEAITWESTDANTKDAVPVKAMNLAVWDHNYKNTMHINLWTKDMPVDEMKRFFHETLLTLGDSFLKATGEKNIIEDLRDYCAHFAEKMEIER; encoded by the coding sequence ATGAAGACTGCTGAAATAAAATTGATCGTTACGCTCGATGATAAAAACATGCCCGAGGCGATTACCTGGGAATCAACCGATGCTAATACTAAAGATGCTGTCCCGGTGAAAGCCATGAACCTTGCCGTGTGGGATCACAACTATAAAAACACCATGCACATTAACTTGTGGACAAAAGATATGCCTGTTGATGAGATGAAACGTTTTTTCCACGAGACATTGTTAACCTTAGGTGATAGCTTCCTGAAAGCTACAGGTGAAAAAAATATAATCGAAGATTTGCGTGATTATTGCGCACATTTTGCAGAGAAGATGGAAATTGAACGGTAG